The region GCGGGGTTCGGTCGAGACGAACCAGAACGTCCGGTCCTCGTCCCCGTCCATCTCCAGGTGGGTGCCGAGGTACGACCGCACGCCGAACTCCCGGTAGCAGCGGTTGCCCTCGAAACCGGCGTCGACGGGGTCAGTCACGGCGTCGGTGAGGCCGTCTTTCGCCACGATTCGACAGTACGTCTCCGAGAGGTCCGCCCGCGCGCCGGGGACGAGGTGGTCGTGGTCGCCGCTCACCGCCTCGACTTCGAAGAAGTCGGTGTCCGAGTCCACCTTCGCCAGCCCGCCGACTTCCATGTCGAACCGCTCACAACCCACCTCGAACAGCGCGTGGAGCTTCTCATCGAACCCGCGGTCGGGGTCGGCCGTGATCTCGTAGCAGGTCCGGAGGAACCGCTCGCGGTCCTGTATCTCCGCCTTCGCGGCGACTCTGTCCCGAAGCGTCCGGAGTATCCGGTCGTTCTCGCGAGAGAGCGCGTCCTCGCCGAAGAACTCCTCGGGCGGCGTGTAGTAGAAGTTGTGACACACCGCGCCGTCGTAGATGAGATGCGGGTGACAGCGGACGACGTCCCGGATGGCTTCGGGCGAGAATCGGTCGCGGTTGTACTGACAGATCGCCAGCGACTCCGTCTCGGCGAACAACTCGTTTATCTTCTGCTCGTACTCCATGAACCGCTCGATCGACGTGTCGCTCTCCGGGACCCACGTCATCTCGGCGACGATTCTGAGGGCGGCGTACTCCTCGGTGGCCTCGTCGACGGTGTCGGCGTAGAAGTCGATCATCTCGTCGGCGTCGAACGCGCCGTTCCGGAGGTACGTCTCCTGGACGGTGGGAAACGACAGGGCGCCGGAGTCGACGGCGGCGTCGACGTCGATACCGCCCTCGCGGAGGACCGCTTTCACCTCCTGTTCGGTACTCTCGTCGACGACGTACAGGATTCGTTCCCCGCGGTCGAGTCCGTGGCGGACGAACGGGACTGCGGCGGCGAACTTCTCCTCGGGGGTTTCGTAAACGTGGGCGAAGTGATCGTTGCAGTAGTGGCCGTCGACCTCTTCGACGGGGCCGTCGAACTCCGGGCTGGACTGGAACGCCTCGAGTCCGACCTCGAGGGTCGCCGCCCCGCCCGTCCGGTCGTTCGAGGAGGCGTGCTTACTCATCCAGCCCCCTCCTCGCCGCGTCCGTCACGCGATAGCCACTGAGTGCAGGTGTCGAAACGATGTGCGCGTGGTGCTGAGAAGAGACCCGTCCGCTCGTCTGCCGGCCCGGCGGTCGCTATCGAAACCCTATCCATTTAGCGAACAGAGGACAGGGGTAGACAAAAGGCCATCGCGGTCCGTGTTCTCACAGTTATCGAGCGACGTAACTCGCCTCGGTGAAGAAAAACGAAAATCGGTTCGCGAGGGCTGCCCGCGAAGTAGTCCGCGTCGGTCGCGGTTAGTCGCCGAACATCTGGCGCATGATAGGTGTGCCCTCAACATATCTCTAATAAACCGGACTATATTGCCGGTATCACTTCCTTTGGTGGGCTGTATACTAGTCTTGAACGGGATAAGCGATTTCCGTACGTTCATGGACTGTCTTCAATTTCTGTAAGTATGTTCGGTCTCGTGAGGGTACGCAGCGGGATCATCTATTGTTGGAGCGATGGTGGATGGTGTGAATTTAGTAACCGAAGTGACTGACCAATTATAGGCAGTCGCCGTCGAGGTGAAGAGTTGTTCCCTCGTCAGAGAACCCTGCTCAGATGAAGTGAACGACGATAATAAGAACGAGGGTGACGACGTGGACCCGCGGCATTAGTCGGTCACTCGCATTCTCTCGGTACCGACGGATGAAGGTGTCGTCACCCTCCTGTTCGTCTGAGTCTGATATATCTCTTTGTCTCTTCATGCGTGCTAGGTAGTACCGGCTCGGGTCAACCTCACGGAACGCCGCCATGGTAAGGGGGACAGCGAGCAGCATGAACCCAATATAACAAATCAGGATTAGCCCAGCTACCTCCTGTCGTGTTGCAGATAACGTCATCCCAGCCAGCATCATCGGACTATCGGCAGGGGTCTGAAGTACCTCGCCAACGAGAAGTGCCCCACCGGCTATGGCGAGACCGACAAACTGCGCTGGCAAATGGACCTGGTCGGCAGCAGTAACGGCTACTTGGACGACCTCCCTCTGCGCCGACTTATTCCCTGTAATCTCATCAACTGCCCTATCGTTGAGTTCGACCGGAGTTGGCACGTTCCCCTCTCTACCACCAGCACCTGTCTCGTCGTCACCACCTCTCACCTCGCCTCCGTCAGCCGTCTGATTCCTATCGTCATCATCGCTACCGGCGTCACTATCACCATTTGGAGTCTCCTGGGATTCACCTTCGGTGTCAGTGGGGGACTCCGGGCCTGCAGTCTGTTCTTCGTAGAGGTCCTCGAATGGAAGTCCATGAATCTGGATGATTCTTCGCAGAGCCGTCGGTGCATGATCTCCCGCTGGGCCGTCGACGCTCAGGATATTTCTCCCCTCTAGCGAGAGGTATCCCAGCAGCACGACAAAAGGTATCAGTTGAATCGCGAACAGCACCCATCCATCACTCCCAGTACACGAACCTGTCGTCCCCTGACTTAGTGGCTGAAGAACGGATCCAACGTCCATTTTGTCGAAAATGGTGGCTTATTACTACCTGGCGTTTTGTAGCTCACGTTGAACTGGACAGGCTCTTGGTTATTGGAATTGGTGCAATTACCGTTGTTCTGTATTGTGAACACTATACGCCCGTACTCGTACGAATCGAGAATGAAGTCGTCATTCGGTGGGCTGACGGACAGACATCCCGGAGAAGTTGTGTTAATGAATACCTTCTGACGTCCTGGATCCCAGAAGGCTACCTCCACACAGACTTCTATTTCATCCGGGCTGATCGTCTGACAGTGGTCATCGCAGTTCCCCATCGTTGTCCCCTCGCCCTTATACTTGGAGTTCGTGTGCTTGCCCTTTCGCGTGCAGCAGGCGACACCCGATGTCCACCCCGAGAGCTGATTCAACCGGATGCCCTTTCCCGGTGGCGTTGAGTTCTCGTCTGACGAGTTGTCACACCAACACTCCGAATACCCTTGTGACAGCTGGCCCATCATAACTCTTAGTGACAACTCCCACAAGTATCAACGTTTTCAAGCGTTATCAAATAGATAAGTCGAGACCTCTTGGGGGTCTATGGGTTCGATCGTCGCTGGTGGGACAACTTCGAGATACCACGCGATGATGGAACTATCGTGTGCCTTCCGGTCGATTTCAAGAGCGAACGTATGCAGACCGTCGGCAGAGAGTTCCCCGAGAAGCTCCCTATCAGGGGTGTTGAGCCAATGAACCCGAATTACGTCGTCTGCGTTCACAAGCTCGACGGTCCCAAGTGGCTCAGCGTCCGTCCGATCTTCTATGAGGTCCCTGAATAATGTTCGTATCTTTGAATGGTCAACAGGAACTCCATGTTCATCAAACAGGCGGACAGGCTTGAAGGGACTGGCTACCTGCGCTGGACGATCGCTAGATGGGTGGTGCGCCAACAAGAAGTCCTCGATCGATGTCTCTGTGTTCCATCGATAGCCAACGATGTCTTCGTCCGTCACCGACTTCGACCGAAGCTCCGTTCCATTGAGGGAGTAGACCTCTCGTTCAATTGGACGCTCTGGGTCTGGCACAGAGCGAACGGGATGGGGTTGATGGGGCATGGGATTGGTAGGATCGCCTCGCGACTGTGGGTACCTATTTGTAGGCCTAGTTAAAAAACTTCGTCGGCTGAAACGGCTACTCTGTTCGGTCTGTCAATTACTGCAAAAGAAAACGATAATCCGGAAACGTTCTCCGGATTGCTGCGTTAGTGTTGCTTAATCGCCGAACATCTGGCGCATCATCGGGTGCATCTCCATGAGCTGCTCCTCTGCGATCTCCTCGTACAGCTTGTACGTGATGGAGACCGTAAGCAGCAGTCCCGTACCGGAGACTTGGCCGATGGTGCCCAGCATGTTCGCCATGACCGCGAGCAGACCGACGAGCGCGCCGCCGATGACGGTCACCTGCGGGATGTACCGCTCCATCACCTTCTCTATGACCTGCGGGTTGCGTCGGAAGCCGGGAATCTGCATCCCGGAGTTCTGGATCTGCTTTGCGGTCGATTCCGGACCCATCCCCGTCGTCTCGACCCAGAAGATGGCGAACACCGCGCCGCCGACGATCATGAACGTCAGGTCGATGAGCACGCGGACGATGATCTGGGCGGGGTCCGCGGAGGTGAACCCGAGGAACCACATCCAGTCGGCCCGCGATTGGATGGGCGCGAGGTAGTAGAACAGGCCGCCGGTGACCTGTCCGCCGTTGTACGCGCCGAGCCACGCCGGCATCCCGCTCCACGAGCTGTTCAGGAACTGACCCAGGAACTGGATGTTCGCCTGAAGCGCGCGGACGAGGATCATCGGCAGGACGCTCGCGTAGATGAGCTTCACCGGGAAGCGACCGCGGGCGCCCTTCACGCGGGCGTGCGAGAGGGGTATCTCCACGCGGACGCTCTCCGCGTACACGACGATTGCGAAGATGAGCACCGTCGTGATGAGCGCGAGCAGCTGGCCCTGTCCGAGGAAGATGTCGGACAGACCGCCCGGCGAGAGCGGCGACCCGATGTCGGTCGCACCCGTGAGGATGCCGACCCACGTCGGGAAGAAGCCGGAGTTCCCGCCGAGGGCTTCCCAGCTGAACAGCCCGGCGACGAGCTGTTGGCTCACGCCTGCGATGATGAACAGTCCGACGCCGGACCCGACCCCCCACTTGCTCACGATTTCGTCCATGAACAGGATGAGG is a window of Halopelagius longus DNA encoding:
- the secY gene encoding preprotein translocase subunit SecY; protein product: MGWKEAAEPVLTRMPAVARPEGHVPFRRKLAWTAGILVMYFFLTNVTLFGLDTTSSTDLFGQFRSILAGQQGSILQLGIGPIVTASIVLQLLGGADLLGLDTDDPRDQVLYQGLQKLLVVVMICLTGLPMVFAGGFLPADQSIAQSLGIGVGGVKTLIFAQMFVGGILILFMDEIVSKWGVGSGVGLFIIAGVSQQLVAGLFSWEALGGNSGFFPTWVGILTGATDIGSPLSPGGLSDIFLGQGQLLALITTVLIFAIVVYAESVRVEIPLSHARVKGARGRFPVKLIYASVLPMILVRALQANIQFLGQFLNSSWSGMPAWLGAYNGGQVTGGLFYYLAPIQSRADWMWFLGFTSADPAQIIVRVLIDLTFMIVGGAVFAIFWVETTGMGPESTAKQIQNSGMQIPGFRRNPQVIEKVMERYIPQVTVIGGALVGLLAVMANMLGTIGQVSGTGLLLTVSITYKLYEEIAEEQLMEMHPMMRQMFGD